The genomic segment CGGCCGCCTCGCGCTCCGCCGCGAGGCGCGTGGACAGCTCGCGCCGCTGCAGGTCGAGCCCCACCAGCGTCGCCGAGAGCATGAGGCCGTAGAGCAGGGTGAGGCCGACGATCGGCGCGGTCGGATCGACGAGGATGCGCCCGAACCGGTAAGTGCCGATCCCCGCGAACGCGAGCACCAGACAGCACGCGATCAGCACCGCGAAGGACGCGCGCGGGCGCGTGCGCGGCACGGCGATGATGACGAGCGCCGCGCCGAGGAGGAACGCCGCCGATTCGAGCGGCTTCGTCCACGGCGGCCGCGTGAGCATCGCGCCTTCGTACGCGGCGTCGATCATCTGCGCGTGGATCTCGGCGCCCGAGAGCTGGTCGCCGCGCGCGGTGGTATGACGATCCGGTATCGCGACGGCGGTCACGCCGACCAGCGCGATCTTGCCCTTGAGCGTGCGCTCGAGGTTGTCCGCGACGTTCACATCGAGCTTGCTGCGCTGGTCGAGCAGATCGGCGGCCGACACGAAGCGCGACTCGTCGTGCCTGGCGAAATAAATCCACGATCTGCCGTCACGCTGCGCCGGTATGGTGCGCGTGCCGATCTGTACGCTCGCGAGGCCGCCGTCGTGCGAGATGCCGTAGGCCACGGCGTGTTCGGCGACGCGCATCGCTTCGAGCGCCAGCGTGAGCACGGGCTGGTTGCCGATGTAAGACACGATGGGGATGCGCCGCACGATGCCGCGCTCCGGCTCGGCGGTCATCATGCCGTGCCCGCTCGCGCCTTGGTCGAGGATCGGCAGGCTGCGCACCGCGCCCTCGAAGCGCAGCAGCGGAAGCTGCGTGACCTCGGTCGTACGGACGTTCGGGTCGATGGGATCGGTGGGGGCGACGCCGAGGATCACGGGATAGCGGCGGATCGCCTCGGCGAGGATCTCGTCGTTCGGGCGCAGGCGGGCAAGCTGCTCGGCGGCGCCGGGGTCACGGCGGCGCAGCGCGTCCGCAATGCGCTCGGGCGAGGAGCGGTCGGGCTCGGTGAGGAGCAGATCGACCACGATCGCCGCCGGCTGGTGCGCCGCGATGCGCTCGATGAGGCGCGCGAGGATGTCGCGCGGCCACGGCCATTGTCCGACGCGGGTCAGGCTGTCGTCGTCGATCTCGACGACGACGGCGCGCGGGTTCGGGTCGGGAATGCGCGGCAGCCACGCCTGGTACGCGTCGAACGTCGCGAGCCGCAACGGCGGCAGCGGCCATGGATCCGGCAGCAGCAGCGCGGCGGCGAAGACGATCGACAGGAAGATGCCGAGCCAGCGCCCGCGGCCGCTCGCGAGCCAGCGCCGCCAGCCGACCTGCGCGGTAGCGGCCAGCTCAGCCACCGGTCAGACCGTTATCTCGAGACCGTCGTACGCAGCCGTGACGGTGACGGCATGGTCCTCGCGCGTGATCTCTTCCAGGCGCTGGGTCTCGCGCCACACGCGCTCGATCGCGGCGTCGTCGCTCGCGGGCTCATGATGGAAGAGCACGAGATGCTTGGCTCGCGCGAGCTGGCAGAGCTCCACGCCGACGACGTTGCTCGAATGGCCCCAGTCTTCCTTGACCGACACCGTATCGGCGAGCGAGTACATCGCGTCGAAGATGACCAGATCGGCGCCATGGAAGAAATCGACGAACTTCTGGGTTTCCTCGGCGTTCTCGAGCTTGTGCTCCGAGTCGGTGGAGTAGATCACCGACCTCCCGTCGCGCTCGAGGCGGTAGCCGTAGGAATCGCCGCCGTGCACCTGCGGCTTGGGCGTGACCTTGTAGCCTGCGATCTCGTAGGTTCGGCCGGGCTCGAGCACGACGAACTCGATCTTCGCCCCCATGATCGACATGTCGACCGGGAAAGACGGCTGCGCCTGCTGGCGTCGAAACGCGTGCTCGAGCTCGGCGTGGCAGCCGTAGATGGTGATCTTGTGGCCGGGGATATAGGCCGGCGTGAAGAACGGGAATCCCATGATGTGATCCCAGTGCAGGTGCGACTGGAACACGTGGAACTCGCCGGGCGCTCCTTTCAGCTCGCGCAGCGCGTCGCCTGCGGCGGGACGCGCGCCGGAGCCCATGTCGAGCAGCACGCGCGCCGCGCCGGGGGAGCGCAGCTCGATGCAGGACGAGTTGCCGCCGAAGGTGTGCGACGTGGAAAAAGGCAGGGTGTCGACGAATGCGGCCGCTTTTTCGGGGGAATCGAGGGACTTGCCGTTACCGGCGACGAGCGCGGCGATCAGCTTGTCGCGCACACCTTTCGCCGTCAGCGCGGCGGGTATGGAGCCGCGGGTTCCCCAGAACCGGACCGTGATCGGCATCGTCAGGTCTTTTCGACCGCGGCGATCGCTTCATTCACGCCGCTGTGGCACGGCAGCACCTTGTCGAACCGGCTGATCTGGAAGATCTCGTTGACGAGAGGCTGGAGCGCGGCGACCGCGATCCTGCCGCCCGCGGAGCGCGCCTGCTTGGCCGCGAGCATCAGCACCCTCAGGCCCGCGCTTGAGATGTAGTCGACGCCCGAGAAGTCGAGCACGACCGACTCGCCCCCGGCGGCCGCGGAGCTGATCAGCGGGATGAGGCGCTCGCGAAAAGTGTCCGCGCTCGCCATGTCGATGCGGCCGGCGGGGGCCAGGACGACCGCTTTACCCGCACGTCGCTCGCTGAATTCCACGTTGCAGTTCCTCCCAGGGACGGTGTGTGATGGCGCGCAGGTGTACAGCTTCGATTGTGCGCACCGGCCATTCTCTGTCAGAGAGCGTACCTCTGACAAGTGCGCGATGCACGCGGACGCCGCAAGACAGGGAGGAATACCGCCCGCGCGTCAATCGGCCAACCAGACGGCGTGCCCGATGTATGCCTGATAGAGGCACATGAGGCCTTCGGCGATCATCACGACGAAGGTGAGCACCGCGCCCCAGTATCGCCCGAACCAGAAATGGCGATTGAACGACATCGAGTAGCCGTGCAGCACGCGGGCGAGCAGCAGCAGCATGCCGAGCGCGTGCAGCACGTAGATCGAGAAGCGGGAGAGCTCGAGGACGGCGAGCATCAGCAGCGCGAAAGGCACGTACTCGGAAAAGTTGGCGTGAGCGCGTATCGCGCGCTGCAGCGACGGGTTGCCGCCGTCGCCGAGGCTGATGCGCGCCGAGCGGCGTCGATCGACGACGCGCACCGAAAGCAACATCAGCCACAGCGCCAGCAATCCTGCATACAGGGGAGTTACGATCATCGCGGCTCCTTCCATGCCGGAGTGAACCCTCGGCTATGCCGGTTATTCCCGCGCCCTCGCGCGCTGCTCGCCCAGGTGTATGCCCAAGCCGCGCGCGGTGTGCACCAGCGCGTCGTCCGGATCGAGCGTGCGCGCGCCTATCGTGACGTCCGACAGCGGAACGTCGACCACGCCGCCGTCCTGCCATGCGACCATGCGGCCGAAGCTCCGTTTCGCGACGATGTCAACCGCATGGACGCCGAACGCCGAGGCGAGCAGCCTGTCGCGCGGCGACGGCGTGCCGCCGCGCTGGACGTGACCGAGGATGGTCACGCGAGTCTCGGCCGGGGTGTATCCCGCGAGCTTGTCGGCGAGGTAGTGCCCGATGCCGCCGTAGCGCGCGTGACCCGCGGCGTCTTTCACCGTGGCGCTCTCGCCTTCTTCGGTCTTCACACCTTCCGCGACGACGACCAGCGCGTGCGTGCGGCCCATGGCGAGGAGCTCGTTGATGCGGCGCGCGACGCCCGCGACGGTGTAGGGGAGCTCGGGTACGAGGATGATGTCGGCGCCGCCGGCGATGCCGCCGTTCATCGCGATGTGTCCGGTGTCGCGTCCCATCACTTCGAGGATCATGACGCGGTGATGGCTCGCGGCAGTGGGCTGCAGGCGGTCGAGCGCTTCGGTGACGACGTTGATCGCGGTGGCGAAACCGACGGCGACCTCGGTGCAGTACACGTCGTTGTCGATCGTCTTGGGCACGCCGACCATGCCCACGGCCGCGCGCTCGCAAAGCTGCGAGATGATGCGCATCGAGCCGTCGCCGCCGACCACGATCAGCGCATCCAGACCGAGATCGCGCGCGCCCTGCGCGAACTCAGGCGTGAAATCGCGGATGCTGCCGTCGGGCATCTCCCAGCGCAGCGGATTGCCCTTGCTCGTGGTGCCGAGGAAGGTGCCGCTCTCGCGCAGCAGGCTCGCGCCGAGGGTGTCGAGCGTGAGCTCGCGAAAGCGCGGCGGGCGGTGGATGAGGCCGGCGGTGCCATCGAGGATGCCCAGCACTTTCCAGCCGTAGCCCTGGATGGCGCGATAGGTGACCGCGCGGACGACCGCATTCAGGCCGGCGCAATCGCCGCCGCTCGTGAGCACGCCGATTGTTGTTATGTCGCTCATAGGCGGCCTTAGGCAAAGAGCGCGCCCGATACGCGCGCTAGGACTTGAGGACGGCCGCGGCGAGGCATAGCCAGCCTGCCAGGAAGGCTACGCCGCCGAGCGGCGTGACGGCGCCCAGCCAGCGGGTGCCGGTGAGCGCGAGCGCGTAAAGACTGCCCGAGAAGACCAGGATGCCGGCAACGAACAGCCAGCCTGCCGCGGCGGCGAGCGTGCCGGGCCAGCGGGTGACCGCCCACGCGCATGCGAACAGGCCGAGCGCGTGGTACATCTGATAGCGCACCGCGACCTCGAACACCGCCAGAAGGTCCGGGGCGAGACGCGATCGCAGGGCGTGCGCGCCGAAAGCGCCCGCGGCGACTCCGATGAAAGCGAAAGTCGCGCCGAGTACTACGAACAGTCTTTCCAATGTCATTGCGGTTTCTCGAGTTGCTCCCGGATGCGCGCGATGCGGTTCGCCGGACTCGGGTGCGTGCTTGCGAATTCGGGCTGGCGGCTGCCGCCCGAGGCTTTTTCGAGCTTCTGCATGACGGTGAGCTTCGCGCGCGGATCGTATCCGGCTTCCCGCATGAGACGCAAACCGAGCGTGTCCGACTCCAACTCGTCGTCGCGCCCGTGTTTCATGTTGACGAGGCTGCCGGCGAGCTGCGCAAGCTGCGTCGCGTCGTAGCTGCCGCTGCCGATCGCGATCGCGCCGACGAGGTGCTGTGTGAGCTGCTGCTTCGCGAGGTGCTCGGCGGAATGCCGCGCGAGCACGTGACCCACCTCGTGGCCCAGAACGCCGGCGACTTCGTCTTCGGTCTCGAGGAGCGCGAGCAAAGCCTCGGTAACGAAGATCTGGCCGCCCGGCAGCGCAAACGCATTGACGGTCTTGCGGTCGGCGAGCAGGTGGAAGTCGAATTTATACGGCGTGCGCGCGGCCGCGGACTGCTTCGCGATGCGCGCACCGACGCGCCTCACGCGCTGGAGCGACGCATCCGACGATACGCCCCCGAACTGCGCCGCCATCTGCGGTGCGAGCTTGCGGCCGAGCTCGACCTCCTGCTCGGCGGTGAGTTGCACACGTTGCTTCTCTCCGGTGATCGGATTGTCCGAAGTGCCGGTGCAATAGGAGAGGATCCCGAAGAGCGCGACGAGCGCGGCGACGACGGCGCGCATGAAGTGTGTCCTTTCGGCTTTCGACGACGCGTCTCGTCAGCACAAAGCGCGCCCGGAGTGACGGGTCAGTCGTACGGTCCCGGCTCGTGCTCGCCGAGCAGCCTGCGCTGGCGCTTCGTCGCCGCTTCGAGCACGCGCGCGTCGAAGCGCCAGTCGAGATACGGTGAGAAATGCTGCGCCATCTCGCGCCTGCCGTAATGCACCTGCAGCAGATAGCGCACGCCGGCGGCGCTCGTATTGTCGCTGCCCGCGTGCCACAGGTCGCTGCGGAACACGAGCGCGTCGCCGGCCGCGGCGAGCACCGCCTGCGGCGCGGTCCCGCGCCACGATGTTTCGGCCGCATGCGGCGCGCGGCCCGCGCGATGGCTGCCCGGGACGACGCGAGTCGGCGCGAGCTCGCGCGTGACGTCGTCGAGATAGTACTGGGCCGTCAGTATGAAGATCGGCACGCGCACCGCATCGGGCAGGGCGCCTTCCGGCCATGGCACCGGCGCGAAGTCCGCATGCAGCGGATCGCCGGAATAACCGGGATGGGAGCGCCACGCGGTCTCGCCGATGACGTGGCAGTCGGCGCCGAGCGCGGCTTCGGCGAGATCGACGATGCCCGGTCGGTCGAGGAACGCCAGCCAGAACGGATCGCGGTTGAAGACATTGAGATAGCGATCGAGCCGGCGGTCGGGCGCGTTGCCGCGGCCTCGCGCTTCGTCCCAGTGCCGGGGCTTGAGCGCGTCGATGCGGTCGCGCGCGGCGGCGCACTGATCCGCGGTGAGCGCGTTCGCGACCAGCGCATAGCCGTCGACGTCGAGCGCGCGCAGCATCGCGTCCGTTTCGTACACGGCGTAAGCGCGCATCAACAGCCTTCGAGCAGTGAATCGACCAGATCGCTGCGGCGGCCCGAGGTCGTGACGTTGAGGTACAGCGTCGCGGCCGAGCCCGTG from the Burkholderiales bacterium genome contains:
- a CDS encoding SpoIIE family protein phosphatase; its protein translation is MAELAATAQVGWRRWLASGRGRWLGIFLSIVFAAALLLPDPWPLPPLRLATFDAYQAWLPRIPDPNPRAVVVEIDDDSLTRVGQWPWPRDILARLIERIAAHQPAAIVVDLLLTEPDRSSPERIADALRRRDPGAAEQLARLRPNDEILAEAIRRYPVILGVAPTDPIDPNVRTTEVTQLPLLRFEGAVRSLPILDQGASGHGMMTAEPERGIVRRIPIVSYIGNQPVLTLALEAMRVAEHAVAYGISHDGGLASVQIGTRTIPAQRDGRSWIYFARHDESRFVSAADLLDQRSKLDVNVADNLERTLKGKIALVGVTAVAIPDRHTTARGDQLSGAEIHAQMIDAAYEGAMLTRPPWTKPLESAAFLLGAALVIIAVPRTRPRASFAVLIACCLVLAFAGIGTYRFGRILVDPTAPIVGLTLLYGLMLSATLVGLDLQRRELSTRLAAEREAAARVTGELEAARRIQTGMLPTRESVLRTERRIELFAQMSAAREVGGDLYDFFTLPGDRFLVLEGDVSGKGLPAAMFMAVAKALAKSAALRGNAGPADLMSIVNEELSRENPEQMFVTMAVLVIDLKTGDLAYCNAGHEPPILTRRSGDTLLLDEGGGPPLCVFEGFPYEEAHVRLEPRDVLVLASDGFTEAMNREGALYGRARLRALLESPVRRGVDPTVLGNEIIAAIKAFEAGGEPADDQTLLLVSWRGAIQ
- a CDS encoding MBL fold metallo-hydrolase, encoding MPITVRFWGTRGSIPAALTAKGVRDKLIAALVAGNGKSLDSPEKAAAFVDTLPFSTSHTFGGNSSCIELRSPGAARVLLDMGSGARPAAGDALRELKGAPGEFHVFQSHLHWDHIMGFPFFTPAYIPGHKITIYGCHAELEHAFRRQQAQPSFPVDMSIMGAKIEFVVLEPGRTYEIAGYKVTPKPQVHGGDSYGYRLERDGRSVIYSTDSEHKLENAEETQKFVDFFHGADLVIFDAMYSLADTVSVKEDWGHSSNVVGVELCQLARAKHLVLFHHEPASDDAAIERVWRETQRLEEITREDHAVTVTAAYDGLEITV
- a CDS encoding STAS domain-containing protein, coding for MEFSERRAGKAVVLAPAGRIDMASADTFRERLIPLISSAAAGGESVVLDFSGVDYISSAGLRVLMLAAKQARSAGGRIAVAALQPLVNEIFQISRFDKVLPCHSGVNEAIAAVEKT
- a CDS encoding MAPEG family protein produces the protein MIVTPLYAGLLALWLMLLSVRVVDRRRSARISLGDGGNPSLQRAIRAHANFSEYVPFALLMLAVLELSRFSIYVLHALGMLLLLARVLHGYSMSFNRHFWFGRYWGAVLTFVVMIAEGLMCLYQAYIGHAVWLAD
- a CDS encoding ATP-dependent 6-phosphofructokinase, producing the protein MSDITTIGVLTSGGDCAGLNAVVRAVTYRAIQGYGWKVLGILDGTAGLIHRPPRFRELTLDTLGASLLRESGTFLGTTSKGNPLRWEMPDGSIRDFTPEFAQGARDLGLDALIVVGGDGSMRIISQLCERAAVGMVGVPKTIDNDVYCTEVAVGFATAINVVTEALDRLQPTAASHHRVMILEVMGRDTGHIAMNGGIAGGADIILVPELPYTVAGVARRINELLAMGRTHALVVVAEGVKTEEGESATVKDAAGHARYGGIGHYLADKLAGYTPAETRVTILGHVQRGGTPSPRDRLLASAFGVHAVDIVAKRSFGRMVAWQDGGVVDVPLSDVTIGARTLDPDDALVHTARGLGIHLGEQRARARE
- a CDS encoding DUF423 domain-containing protein produces the protein MTLERLFVVLGATFAFIGVAAGAFGAHALRSRLAPDLLAVFEVAVRYQMYHALGLFACAWAVTRWPGTLAAAAGWLFVAGILVFSGSLYALALTGTRWLGAVTPLGGVAFLAGWLCLAAAVLKS
- a CDS encoding M48 family metalloprotease gives rise to the protein MRAVVAALVALFGILSYCTGTSDNPITGEKQRVQLTAEQEVELGRKLAPQMAAQFGGVSSDASLQRVRRVGARIAKQSAAARTPYKFDFHLLADRKTVNAFALPGGQIFVTEALLALLETEDEVAGVLGHEVGHVLARHSAEHLAKQQLTQHLVGAIAIGSGSYDATQLAQLAGSLVNMKHGRDDELESDTLGLRLMREAGYDPRAKLTVMQKLEKASGGSRQPEFASTHPSPANRIARIREQLEKPQ
- a CDS encoding phytanoyl-CoA dioxygenase family protein, which produces MRAYAVYETDAMLRALDVDGYALVANALTADQCAAARDRIDALKPRHWDEARGRGNAPDRRLDRYLNVFNRDPFWLAFLDRPGIVDLAEAALGADCHVIGETAWRSHPGYSGDPLHADFAPVPWPEGALPDAVRVPIFILTAQYYLDDVTRELAPTRVVPGSHRAGRAPHAAETSWRGTAPQAVLAAAGDALVFRSDLWHAGSDNTSAAGVRYLLQVHYGRREMAQHFSPYLDWRFDARVLEAATKRQRRLLGEHEPGPYD